A window of the Lepisosteus oculatus isolate fLepOcu1 chromosome 14, fLepOcu1.hap2, whole genome shotgun sequence genome harbors these coding sequences:
- the LOC102698996 gene encoding major histocompatibility complex class I-related gene protein-like has product MELPAIFAVLLTGEVVAAGTHSMSWSFTLTPGAQWVPKFAVVGYLDGLPMEYYDSTHERVVSRRHWRPDPAPAENEEEKKGAAEHTYISMFEKLQLAMKHFNHSGGLHTYQRQAGCELSDDGTQLFHARDAYDGQDLLQYNMDHLRWDPLVPELKNDKALMHSDDIEQNNTYQPLCIQVLKSYLEQEKDRPVMRVKPRVQVFQKTSALSGGTEVTCLATGFYPRALELTLLRDGRPVPEQELTGGEVLPNGDGTYQLRKTLALSEEEEERRERHRYTCRVQHSGLDNMLEVAREPEPDLDTGLIAGVVIGVLIVALVLPVAACVLWRKKGRGACRRSDIKYIEAQGQEQSGPSSNSSGP; this is encoded by the exons ATGGAGCTCCCGGCGATATTCGCCGTTCTGCTCACGGGAGAAGTCGTTGCTGCAG GCACCCACTCCATGTCCTGGTCCTTCACGCTGACCCCAGGAGCCCAGTGGGTCCCCAAGTTCGCAGTCGTGGGGTATCTGGATGGCCTGCCCATGGAGTACTACGACAGCACCCACGAGAGGGTCGTGTCTCGACGGCACTGGCGCCCGGACCCGGCCCCCGCGGAGAACGAGGAGGAAAAGAAAGGGGCAGCCGAACACACTTACATATCCATGTTTGAAAAACTGCAGCTCGCGATGAAGCACTTTAACCACAGCGGAG gttTGCACACTTACCAGAGACAGGCTGGCTGTGAGCTCAGCGACGATGGCACACAGCTGTTTCACGCCCGGGATGCCTACGATGGTCAAGATCTCCTCCAATACAATATGGACCACCTCCGCTGGGATCCTCTGGTGCCCGAACTAAAGAACGACAAGGCTCTGATGCACTCTGATGACATAGAGCAAAATAACACCTACCAGCCACTGTGCATCCAGGTCCTGAAGAGCTACCTGGAGCAGGAGAAGGACAGACCCGTGATGAGAG TCAAGCCCAGGGTCCAGGTCTTCCAGAAGACATCTGCCCTCTCTGGGGGGACGGAGGTGACCTGCCTGGCCACCGGCTTCTACCCCCGGGCCCTGGAGCTGACCCTGCTGAGAGACGGGCGTCCCGTCCCGGAGCAGGAGCTGACAGGGGGGGAGGTGCTGCCCAACGGAGACGGGACCTACCAGCTGAGGAAGACCCTGGCGCTcagcgaggaagaggaggagcgcCGAGAGAGACATCGCTACACCTGCAGGGTCCAGCACAGCGGTCTGGACAACATGCTGGAGGTGGCccgag AACCGGAACCCGACCTGGACACTGGGCTCATCGCTGGGGTGGTGATCGGGGTCCTGATTGTGGCTCTGGTGCTGCCCGTCGCCGCCTGTGTCCTCTGGAGGAAGAAAGGacgag GAGCCTGTAGGAGGTCTGACATCAAGTACATTGAGgcccagg GACAAGAACAGAGTGGCCCGTCATCAAACAGCTCTGGTCCC